Proteins encoded together in one Bermanella marisrubri window:
- the traC gene encoding type IV secretion system protein TraC codes for MIELLEGLNYRFKQFLTKALTVNPPGYAYAAGHEIPTIQQQKAFMNRYNLSSLFPWESYDETRGIFFNEDSVGFCLEASPSTGLSEADFKTLEGVISRKHEADSTIQFTIVADSNVDGIYKSWERSRTRNFDDPAYEIFQTLSENRRKYLLQGKWKSLFSGMPYVVRNFRLIISFTIPKPRGGNISQTTVDALSSKRESIIASLKGAKVHSKLVHPQDLINLVSALLHPTDDGYKPVNYDENSLIKDQIVSSETAFLPGRDGSSIIYRDKKVSVLPWSVRQYPQYWKGSNSDELIGSFLDNVRQIPCPFITTMSINFPDRVDEGGKIKQKTMRATQMADSAVSKFVPQWKKRASDWRYIEEKFQNGSSLVKTLYQVVLFAPQGEEESCEQALQDLYESYGWNLQKDRFIPVHGFLSALPMIFGREFVDDTNRLRRYRRMLTWNAINVSPLFGEWQGDGNNSLLMHGRRGQVMTIDPYQNKAGNFNIACSASSGAGKSFFTHEMIFSVLGEGGKVIVFDSGRSYEETVTLLGGQYLDFGDKTRTICLNPFTNIPLDEGGLKDHLPLLKILISNMASPSEDIPQIMKSALEQAIAKAFAKFRNKCSVTRVIEELLEMNSDESIELSKMLYPYSRDGVYGEYFEGDANIDLQDRFVVLELDDLAKKPGLQEIVLLILMMNINEVFYHSDRSQKKLCIIDEAWRLLQGRAGDFIEEGYRVARKYGGAFMTVTQRIADYYTSPVAQAAYANADHTWLLRQKTDELRSSIERGEIDGSKGKFEVFNSLKTEQGKYSEIAFMSPAGLGVGRLIVDPVTEKLYSTKAEEVQFLRNKRKEGVDLMTALTELAGKNNSR; via the coding sequence ATGATAGAACTATTAGAAGGGCTTAATTACAGATTTAAACAATTTCTAACCAAAGCTTTGACAGTTAATCCTCCTGGTTATGCTTATGCAGCGGGCCATGAGATCCCAACGATTCAACAGCAGAAAGCTTTTATGAATCGCTATAATCTGTCTTCCTTGTTTCCATGGGAATCATATGACGAAACGAGAGGCATCTTCTTTAATGAGGATTCGGTAGGCTTTTGTTTAGAGGCTTCCCCTTCTACTGGTTTATCAGAGGCTGACTTCAAGACGCTTGAAGGTGTTATTTCGAGAAAGCATGAAGCAGATTCTACTATTCAATTTACCATTGTTGCAGACAGTAATGTGGATGGTATTTACAAAAGTTGGGAGCGTTCTAGAACACGCAACTTTGATGATCCTGCATATGAGATTTTTCAAACGCTGAGTGAGAATAGGCGAAAATACTTGCTTCAAGGTAAATGGAAATCTTTATTTTCAGGAATGCCGTACGTGGTGAGAAACTTTCGCTTGATTATCAGTTTTACTATTCCTAAACCACGTGGCGGGAATATAAGTCAAACTACAGTCGATGCTTTAAGTAGTAAGAGAGAGAGTATTATTGCCAGCCTCAAGGGTGCGAAAGTACATTCGAAGTTGGTTCACCCTCAGGATCTCATAAACTTAGTATCTGCTTTGCTACATCCTACAGATGATGGTTATAAGCCTGTCAATTATGATGAAAATTCATTAATCAAAGATCAAATAGTCTCAAGCGAAACAGCTTTTCTTCCTGGTCGTGACGGCTCATCAATTATTTATCGAGATAAAAAAGTCAGTGTTTTACCTTGGTCTGTGCGGCAGTACCCTCAATATTGGAAAGGTAGTAATTCCGATGAACTGATTGGTTCGTTCCTTGATAATGTTCGTCAAATTCCTTGTCCCTTCATTACAACTATGAGTATCAATTTTCCTGATAGGGTTGATGAAGGTGGAAAGATTAAACAAAAAACCATGCGTGCCACTCAAATGGCTGACAGCGCAGTTTCTAAATTTGTACCTCAGTGGAAGAAAAGAGCATCTGATTGGCGTTATATTGAAGAGAAGTTCCAAAACGGAAGTTCATTAGTCAAAACTCTATATCAAGTTGTTTTGTTTGCTCCACAGGGAGAAGAAGAGAGCTGCGAACAGGCCCTGCAAGATCTATACGAAAGCTATGGATGGAATTTACAGAAAGATCGGTTCATTCCAGTCCATGGTTTTTTGAGTGCTTTGCCCATGATTTTTGGGCGAGAGTTTGTAGATGATACTAATCGTTTACGCCGTTACCGCCGAATGCTGACGTGGAATGCAATTAATGTGTCGCCTCTATTTGGTGAGTGGCAGGGTGATGGAAATAACTCGCTATTAATGCATGGTAGACGAGGTCAGGTAATGACCATTGATCCTTATCAGAATAAGGCAGGGAACTTCAATATAGCCTGTTCTGCATCTTCTGGTGCAGGTAAATCCTTCTTTACTCATGAGATGATTTTCTCGGTTTTAGGGGAAGGGGGTAAAGTAATTGTATTTGATTCTGGTCGAAGTTATGAAGAAACAGTTACATTGCTTGGCGGCCAATATCTCGATTTCGGTGATAAAACACGCACTATCTGTTTAAACCCGTTTACTAATATTCCGCTTGATGAAGGTGGGCTCAAGGATCACTTGCCATTGTTGAAGATCTTAATCTCTAATATGGCCTCTCCAAGTGAGGATATCCCTCAAATCATGAAATCTGCTTTGGAGCAAGCAATCGCAAAAGCTTTCGCCAAATTTAGAAACAAATGCAGTGTCACTCGGGTTATAGAAGAGCTTCTTGAGATGAACTCCGATGAATCCATTGAGCTGTCTAAAATGTTGTATCCCTATTCTAGAGACGGTGTTTATGGCGAATACTTTGAAGGAGATGCAAATATAGACCTTCAGGATCGGTTTGTTGTTTTGGAGTTAGATGATCTTGCCAAAAAGCCTGGCTTACAAGAAATTGTGTTGCTCATATTAATGATGAACATCAATGAGGTTTTTTATCACAGCGATCGTTCCCAGAAAAAACTCTGCATTATTGATGAGGCATGGAGATTACTGCAAGGCCGAGCAGGTGATTTCATCGAAGAAGGCTATCGTGTTGCTCGTAAATATGGTGGTGCTTTTATGACCGTCACTCAGCGTATAGCAGACTATTATACTTCGCCTGTGGCTCAGGCTGCTTATGCAAATGCTGACCATACTTGGCTGCTGCGTCAGAAGACGGACGAGCTAAGAAGCTCTATTGAAAGAGGCGAGATCGATGGGAGTAAGGGGAAGTTTGAAGTTTTCAATTCATTGAAAACGGAACAAGGGAAGTACTCTGAGATAGCATTTATGTCTCCAGCAGGCCTTGGAGTAGGGCGCTTAATCGTAGACCCTGTAACAGAGAAGCTTTATTCGACTAAGGCAGAAGAGGTTCAGTTCTTGAGGAACAAGCGAAAAGAAGGTGTTGACTTAATGACTGCGCTAACTGAGCTTGCAGGGAAGAATAATAGCAGATAA
- a CDS encoding conjugal transfer protein TraH, whose amino-acid sequence MKKLLILASLSIFSYFTWGADIGDEVESMFDGAYSNTTEPGVYKTQGASYVTFGGYSERNPITKKNINLVNINPPKVTAGCGGIDLQAGGFSMIDGDEFVDNLRNIGQNAKSLFFMLGLQLVTPTINDVMNKVNKFQKDYLQFNLDSCEAATQLVGGAMEYAGAEGGECIVRRMQQSGDDYAEAKKHCTTGMGRRNTMETGGENTVTFSKGNLIWWHLMQDDFFKNNLDYSLLVMNLLGTIIVKYDDNSADSGKEVIRISRAATEAGLTTDGRNIINALLSGTEGPAANLQLKTCTDMNNTKDACINYNGSNDVTIDWKGMTTYVQDTIADINTAISNNGSLSSDALAFLSQTPIPLYRFILLERANNPSAQFSTVTRDIADKLALSHLYSGLLATIEVVRDRVGDTDMTESKQVKAFMKDLDVVASAIINEQQTTEFRLQELSNIANHMHRVETQLKKRLSAETISSMNWSSKG is encoded by the coding sequence ATGAAGAAGCTACTTATATTAGCTAGCCTGTCGATTTTCAGTTATTTCACTTGGGGTGCCGACATTGGTGACGAAGTCGAAAGTATGTTTGATGGTGCATACTCAAACACAACTGAGCCAGGTGTTTATAAGACGCAAGGTGCGTCATACGTTACATTCGGTGGTTATAGTGAACGTAACCCTATAACCAAGAAGAACATTAACCTTGTCAATATAAACCCTCCAAAGGTTACAGCAGGGTGTGGAGGTATTGATCTACAGGCGGGTGGCTTCTCTATGATAGATGGGGATGAGTTCGTCGATAATCTTCGAAACATTGGCCAAAATGCTAAATCACTTTTCTTTATGCTTGGTTTGCAATTGGTTACTCCAACTATCAATGATGTGATGAACAAAGTTAATAAATTCCAAAAAGACTATTTGCAATTTAATCTCGATAGTTGTGAGGCAGCGACCCAGTTAGTTGGTGGCGCTATGGAGTATGCAGGTGCTGAAGGTGGTGAGTGTATTGTTAGGCGTATGCAGCAAAGTGGCGATGATTATGCTGAAGCTAAAAAGCACTGTACTACAGGTATGGGCCGAAGAAACACTATGGAAACAGGTGGAGAAAATACAGTGACCTTTAGCAAGGGTAACTTGATTTGGTGGCACCTAATGCAAGATGATTTCTTTAAAAATAATCTAGATTATTCTCTACTTGTAATGAATCTATTGGGAACAATAATTGTAAAATATGATGATAATAGTGCTGATTCAGGTAAAGAGGTTATTAGAATTTCTCGTGCTGCAACAGAGGCTGGTTTAACTACTGATGGTCGGAATATTATAAATGCATTATTGAGTGGTACAGAGGGGCCCGCTGCAAATTTACAGCTCAAAACATGTACTGATATGAATAATACTAAAGATGCATGTATCAATTACAACGGGTCAAACGATGTAACTATTGATTGGAAGGGAATGACAACATATGTCCAAGACACAATAGCAGATATAAATACAGCTATATCGAATAACGGTTCACTTTCATCTGATGCGTTGGCTTTCCTTAGTCAGACCCCAATTCCTTTATATCGCTTTATTTTACTAGAGCGAGCTAATAACCCAAGTGCCCAATTTAGTACAGTTACAAGGGATATTGCAGACAAATTGGCGCTTTCTCATTTGTACTCAGGTTTGCTTGCGACAATAGAGGTAGTCAGAGATCGAGTGGGCGACACGGATATGACAGAGTCAAAACAAGTTAAAGCCTTCATGAAAGATCTTGATGTCGTTGCAAGTGCGATAATCAATGAACAGCAGACTACTGAATTCAGATTGCAAGAACTATCCAATATTGCGAACCACATGCATAGGGTAGAAACACAACTTAAGAAACGTCTTAGTGCAGAGACAATTAGCAGCATGAACTGGTCGAGCAAAGGATAG
- a CDS encoding conjugal transfer protein TraF has product MKFILTTFAFCLSLSLSANTYFDKEEQGYWWYEPVPIEVEKDEKKKEPVPERPRIDPKQEVDPREIIAQQKEYLDYLMNKAVVYPTEKNITAFMKYNEEIQSQAQRFADTGMNLKWTNPDLNYALKKPVFKEAILAKNEQKLLETKDQLANLSQEFGLVYFMRSDCPYCKRYSPVLKQFAEKHGFSIYVVSLDGKGTEEFPYPKKTFHLAETLKVEVVPALFMARPRDRKVVPLHYGVVSETQLVGRILETAEGLGD; this is encoded by the coding sequence ATGAAGTTCATTTTGACTACCTTCGCTTTTTGTTTGTCTCTCTCGCTTTCAGCAAATACATACTTCGATAAGGAAGAGCAAGGTTATTGGTGGTATGAACCCGTTCCTATCGAAGTAGAGAAGGATGAAAAGAAAAAGGAACCTGTCCCTGAGCGACCAAGGATTGATCCGAAACAAGAGGTTGATCCTAGAGAAATTATTGCACAGCAAAAGGAATATTTAGATTACTTGATGAATAAAGCCGTTGTATATCCTACTGAAAAAAATATTACTGCATTCATGAAGTACAATGAAGAAATACAATCGCAAGCGCAGCGTTTCGCAGATACTGGTATGAATCTAAAATGGACGAATCCAGATCTAAACTACGCATTGAAAAAGCCAGTCTTTAAGGAAGCAATATTAGCGAAAAATGAACAAAAGCTACTGGAGACAAAAGATCAATTAGCCAATCTATCTCAGGAATTTGGACTTGTGTATTTTATGAGATCTGATTGCCCCTATTGCAAGCGCTATTCTCCAGTGTTGAAACAATTTGCGGAGAAACATGGGTTCAGTATCTATGTTGTTTCACTCGACGGTAAGGGGACCGAAGAGTTTCCATACCCTAAAAAAACATTTCATTTAGCTGAAACTCTTAAGGTTGAAGTGGTTCCAGCTCTGTTTATGGCAAGGCCACGGGATAGAAAAGTCGTGCCATTACATTACGGTGTTGTGTCTGAGACACAATTAGTTGGAAGAATTCTAGAGACAGCAGAAGGATTGGGAGACTAA
- a CDS encoding TrbC family F-type conjugative pilus assembly protein, which translates to MLRFLVIFLLFSLTFIATAYEEPTDSEIAKSKEMTQNALKHERNTEIYREEIQRANQFFSKYENHANKETLGQAIESNGFITNHYNELMDDHFNSDTQAEAKDARAIETNILIFVSFSMDVSDIFSLAKDAHDIGGHVVLNGFKKDLETTLKIISEMNTRADKPLPFLIDPTLFDRFSVQSVPHYVLPLESVMPCLEKNVCHKPRSIEASGLVPIKYFLELAERNENSDVVEGLDEWIKLL; encoded by the coding sequence GTGTTGCGCTTTCTAGTAATATTCTTGTTATTCAGCTTAACCTTCATCGCTACAGCTTACGAAGAACCAACTGATAGCGAAATTGCAAAATCTAAAGAGATGACTCAAAACGCCTTAAAGCATGAAAGAAACACAGAGATATATAGAGAAGAGATTCAAAGGGCGAATCAATTCTTCAGTAAATATGAAAACCACGCTAATAAGGAAACATTGGGTCAAGCAATAGAGAGTAATGGTTTTATTACTAATCATTACAATGAGCTAATGGATGATCATTTTAACTCTGATACCCAAGCTGAGGCAAAAGACGCGAGAGCAATAGAAACAAATATCCTTATTTTCGTTTCTTTTTCAATGGATGTTAGTGATATTTTCTCGTTGGCGAAGGACGCACATGATATCGGTGGTCATGTTGTGCTTAATGGCTTCAAGAAAGACTTGGAGACTACGTTAAAAATAATATCAGAGATGAATACGAGAGCAGATAAGCCGCTTCCATTCTTAATCGATCCAACTTTGTTTGATCGTTTCTCTGTTCAAAGTGTGCCGCATTATGTATTACCGCTAGAAAGTGTGATGCCTTGCCTAGAGAAAAATGTTTGTCATAAGCCACGATCTATAGAAGCAAGCGGTTTGGTTCCGATTAAATACTTTTTAGAGTTAGCGGAAAGGAATGAGAATAGTGATGTTGTTGAGGGATTGGATGAATGGATAAAGCTTCTTTAA
- the traU gene encoding conjugal transfer pilus assembly protein TraU, whose amino-acid sequence MLKNILLISVFTIVGLFSSSAFSVVCPGKFPNPVTDICWKCMFPIFIGPAGVTNGEVPTGEVPPPVCTCPAPPPVFIRFGVGISFWEPARMAEVVRSPMCSPSLGGTKLGEFSLNATQGSNSKGSTDVDDNMAFYHVHWFTYPLLSWVGSAITQGACMSTETLDLTAMSELDPTWSDDELTFFLNPEAVLFANPISIAACAADAVSASVSNFGLDPLFWCSGSAGPVYPLTGQISGNFSAVDSSALEVHRFAYKLHRAGLAMDTSTYAAMCMPIPQPIIRKRQYKQNMVYPVPNPAWGTGFGQTSTIWGVGKEFPYRGEDYAYLIWRKRMCCAF is encoded by the coding sequence ATGTTGAAGAATATCCTATTAATTAGTGTTTTTACTATTGTCGGTTTGTTTTCTTCTAGTGCATTTTCGGTTGTATGCCCTGGAAAATTCCCAAACCCAGTAACGGATATTTGCTGGAAGTGCATGTTTCCAATTTTTATAGGGCCTGCGGGTGTTACTAATGGAGAGGTTCCTACTGGAGAGGTGCCACCGCCTGTCTGTACTTGCCCAGCACCACCACCTGTATTTATTCGGTTCGGAGTCGGCATTTCTTTTTGGGAGCCAGCGAGAATGGCGGAGGTTGTGAGGTCTCCAATGTGTTCTCCATCATTGGGTGGTACAAAGCTTGGAGAGTTCAGTCTGAATGCAACTCAAGGTAGCAACTCTAAAGGTTCTACAGATGTTGATGACAACATGGCGTTCTATCATGTTCACTGGTTTACATACCCTTTGCTTTCATGGGTCGGCTCTGCAATAACGCAAGGTGCTTGCATGAGTACAGAGACATTGGACCTAACTGCGATGAGTGAGTTAGATCCAACTTGGTCAGACGACGAATTAACATTTTTCCTAAACCCAGAAGCTGTTTTATTTGCTAATCCAATATCAATAGCAGCCTGCGCCGCTGATGCTGTTTCGGCATCCGTATCCAACTTTGGCTTAGATCCGCTTTTTTGGTGTTCTGGCAGTGCTGGGCCTGTTTATCCACTAACGGGTCAAATTAGCGGTAATTTTAGTGCCGTGGATAGCTCTGCACTAGAAGTTCATCGTTTCGCATACAAATTACATAGGGCTGGTTTGGCAATGGATACATCAACTTATGCAGCGATGTGTATGCCTATTCCACAACCAATAATTAGAAAGCGTCAATATAAGCAGAATATGGTTTACCCAGTGCCAAATCCTGCTTGGGGAACAGGCTTTGGTCAAACCTCGACTATTTGGGGGGTTGGTAAGGAATTCCCATACCGAGGTGAGGATTATGCTTATTTAATATGGAGGAAAAGAATGTGTTGCGCTTTCTAG
- the traN gene encoding conjugal transfer protein TraN, which yields MDKASLILVLCLSFSLCHAEDYTDSGKAFAESIKGNQSNLSVDNAVNYQGTDVPGKQYHDDPSLSNMENAAHAESSTNEISTFVDDASSTRPPIVFDMQNDPLFKRVEEVEDKAHSLTDTYSGCVELPVGQEDVTDVIPDTCLEYGDHDVIEYTCRKNAIVTCSNKDAGKPMPIDLNFFNTSGDSGFSERKLSTYVYRFGNSGNNNRDPSGSCEWYYNYVNFYVADKEQIHSIRLKGGAYDDWVFVKFNGNNIFSAIGDSVYNDDISGSYKCERGFFGIPTNKIQPMKPHVRDGWNRIYVRNQVTGTGQVRLDIEIRVLEPCGFDTDYQTTCPSGEYAHQGELVSSQCVEGAGTRYIGVFPYYRYCWAWDQTYTRNSDPNYTREEKCDLLLQQGCVTDSSTCTEFDQALGYCKIREHQFRCFNTHSAETVTMCGDTLICSGGDCGAEYQQYEEATDDFKKATATFEAAKAVGKSYSEDLNIFKGKAYSCEKDNMYDTKDCCKDSGWATGIFTSCSTDEKQLGIAREDGRAFQTHYWEWRRKVLGETVEKWSYRSFCVYPNKLGRIIMEQAYQQIGHIVEGKKTPDCRGLTEEELETLDFESIDLSEFYEDVMNNKDSASMPAVDALKRRLESQIQSMEGS from the coding sequence ATGGATAAAGCTTCTTTAATACTAGTTTTATGTCTTTCATTTTCACTTTGTCATGCTGAGGACTATACCGATTCCGGTAAGGCTTTTGCTGAAAGCATAAAAGGAAATCAAAGTAATTTAAGCGTGGATAATGCAGTTAATTATCAGGGTACAGATGTCCCTGGTAAGCAGTATCATGATGATCCAAGTCTCTCTAATATGGAGAATGCTGCTCATGCTGAAAGCTCGACAAATGAGATTAGTACTTTCGTAGATGATGCAAGCTCTACGCGCCCTCCAATTGTTTTTGATATGCAAAACGATCCGCTTTTTAAGAGGGTAGAGGAAGTTGAAGACAAGGCTCATTCTCTAACGGATACATATTCTGGTTGTGTCGAGTTGCCTGTTGGTCAAGAAGATGTGACAGATGTAATACCTGATACCTGTCTTGAATATGGAGATCATGATGTTATTGAGTACACATGCCGAAAAAATGCAATCGTAACTTGTTCTAACAAGGATGCTGGCAAGCCTATGCCTATTGATTTGAATTTCTTTAATACTTCTGGTGATTCAGGATTTTCAGAACGCAAATTATCAACTTACGTTTATCGATTCGGTAATAGCGGTAATAATAATAGAGATCCAAGTGGATCGTGTGAGTGGTATTACAATTACGTGAATTTTTACGTGGCAGATAAGGAGCAAATCCACTCTATTAGGCTGAAAGGTGGAGCGTATGATGATTGGGTTTTTGTAAAGTTTAATGGGAATAATATTTTTAGTGCAATTGGGGACAGTGTTTATAACGACGATATATCAGGATCTTATAAATGCGAGAGAGGTTTTTTCGGAATTCCTACGAATAAGATTCAACCCATGAAGCCGCATGTAAGAGACGGATGGAATCGAATTTATGTTCGTAATCAAGTAACTGGTACTGGTCAGGTTCGACTTGATATTGAGATTCGTGTTCTGGAGCCATGTGGTTTTGACACTGATTATCAGACTACTTGCCCAAGTGGGGAGTACGCACACCAAGGTGAATTGGTTTCAAGTCAATGTGTGGAAGGTGCTGGGACAAGATATATCGGTGTATTTCCCTACTATCGTTATTGCTGGGCATGGGATCAGACTTATACAAGAAACTCCGATCCAAATTACACAAGAGAGGAGAAATGCGACCTGCTATTGCAGCAAGGATGCGTAACAGATAGCTCTACTTGTACTGAATTCGATCAAGCTTTGGGCTACTGCAAGATCAGAGAGCACCAGTTTAGGTGTTTCAATACCCATTCGGCAGAAACAGTAACTATGTGTGGAGACACACTTATTTGTTCTGGTGGGGATTGTGGAGCTGAGTATCAACAATATGAAGAGGCTACAGATGACTTCAAAAAAGCTACTGCAACGTTTGAGGCCGCTAAAGCAGTAGGTAAATCCTACTCGGAAGATCTAAATATATTCAAAGGTAAAGCCTATAGTTGTGAAAAGGATAATATGTACGATACCAAGGACTGTTGTAAAGATTCGGGGTGGGCTACTGGTATATTTACAAGCTGTAGTACTGATGAAAAACAGCTCGGTATTGCTCGGGAAGATGGGCGGGCATTTCAAACTCATTACTGGGAATGGAGAAGGAAGGTTTTAGGTGAAACGGTTGAGAAATGGTCATATAGATCCTTTTGCGTTTATCCAAACAAGCTGGGACGAATCATCATGGAGCAAGCATATCAACAGATTGGGCATATAGTTGAAGGTAAGAAGACTCCTGATTGTCGAGGTCTAACGGAAGAGGAACTGGAAACATTGGATTTTGAGTCGATAGACCTATCTGAATTCTATGAAGATGTAATGAATAATAAAGACTCGGCATCTATGCCTGCTGTAGACGCATTGAAGCGTAGGCTTGAAAGTCAGATTCAATCAATGGAAGGAAGCTAG
- a CDS encoding TraV family lipoprotein, whose translation MNRFLIVFFLIAAVGCSDKYSCNGYPDMPCASISGVYDRTKDGVRDYRSASNYDEEGNWISEEDKPSVSPNNITVSDTYNALNYVSVGDPILSEPRILRGLLFPWEDSEKDLQAGGYIYLRVEEPKWIMVE comes from the coding sequence ATGAATAGATTCTTAATAGTATTTTTTCTTATTGCTGCGGTTGGGTGTTCGGATAAGTATAGCTGTAATGGTTATCCCGATATGCCTTGTGCGAGCATTAGTGGTGTCTATGATCGCACAAAAGATGGTGTGCGTGACTATCGCAGTGCATCCAACTATGACGAAGAAGGTAATTGGATCAGTGAGGAAGACAAGCCTAGTGTGTCGCCAAACAATATAACTGTCAGTGATACCTATAACGCTCTTAACTATGTTTCAGTAGGTGATCCGATTCTTTCTGAGCCTAGGATTTTGCGCGGCCTTTTATTTCCATGGGAAGATTCTGAAAAGGATTTACAAGCAGGGGGATATATTTATCTAAGAGTCGAAGAACCAAAATGGATTATGGTGGAATAA
- a CDS encoding S26 family signal peptidase: MLQFWKTSRASKKKKILKYSLIAFFVIVFFSYAFKYISEDIFGVRLAFNISDSLPGYIYLVDIGEMPSKGDVALFSPPKNPYFPEQLNFMKIVKGISGDRVSVQNHKVLINGEEVGIVKQLSKSGKQLFPISPTSIPDGYFFMWTPHKDSYDSRYKSIGLINESDFVGTARRIY, from the coding sequence ATGCTTCAATTCTGGAAAACATCGAGAGCAAGTAAAAAAAAGAAGATACTTAAATACTCTTTAATTGCTTTCTTCGTTATTGTCTTTTTTTCTTACGCGTTCAAATACATATCAGAAGATATTTTTGGGGTGCGTTTGGCTTTCAATATATCTGATTCCCTTCCTGGATATATCTATTTAGTTGATATAGGTGAGATGCCAAGCAAGGGGGATGTTGCATTGTTTTCCCCTCCCAAAAACCCCTATTTCCCTGAGCAATTAAACTTTATGAAAATTGTAAAGGGTATTAGCGGTGATCGCGTATCAGTTCAGAATCATAAGGTTCTAATAAACGGAGAAGAGGTTGGCATAGTTAAGCAATTGAGTAAGTCTGGGAAACAGCTTTTTCCTATATCGCCAACTTCAATTCCAGATGGTTACTTCTTTATGTGGACTCCTCATAAAGACAGTTACGATAGTAGATATAAGTCGATTGGATTAATCAATGAAAGTGATTTTGTCGGTACTGCTCGCCGTATTTACTAG
- a CDS encoding TrbI F-type domain-containing protein, which translates to MNIRNLVFTLGISVLVSLASSFLVVKLMVPEIKSVSLDKLLDNHIAQVKTKYEMTDEEVNTYSEAFSLQVEKTLDAYGEGDTIIIVSPAVVRGTTDITDDVYASILENIESK; encoded by the coding sequence ATGAATATTCGAAATTTGGTCTTTACCCTTGGTATTAGTGTTTTGGTATCTCTTGCCTCATCTTTTCTTGTAGTTAAGTTGATGGTTCCCGAGATCAAGTCGGTATCGCTAGACAAGCTATTGGACAACCATATAGCTCAAGTGAAAACAAAATATGAAATGACTGATGAAGAGGTTAATACCTACTCTGAAGCATTCTCACTGCAAGTTGAAAAGACCTTAGACGCATATGGTGAAGGCGACACCATTATTATTGTAAGCCCAGCGGTGGTTAGGGGAACTACGGATATTACGGATGATGTATATGCTTCAATTCTGGAAAACATCGAGAGCAAGTAA